In Narcine bancroftii isolate sNarBan1 chromosome 7, sNarBan1.hap1, whole genome shotgun sequence, the sequence TGACAACAAATACCATTAAAACAATAGAAAGTTGCTCATTTTGATCTTCCAGAAACATTCTAATTAAAAAACCTGTCAGTGAAATTTTTGGATTTTCAGGACATCAACTGTGTACTAACTTCGAAATCTAACGACAAAATGAGGCAGAGAAAATGTGTACACTGTAAAGGTGAACTTCAAAGTGATAAAATGATCAGGTCATCCTGTTTTAATGAGATGGACAAAGCTAACTGTTGGTCAAGGCGCATCAATTTTGGAAATAACGtcattggggttttttttaagccTTCACCTGAACAGGCACCCAGTTTAGCAGATGAGAGACTGGTTGTAGTCCAACAGCAGTCAGACAAAGTGGCTTGATCCACATTTCATTTCTTGTGAAACATTTAGAGCAAGATTTCTCAAATGAACCTTAATCAGGGGGGGAATTTAACAATACCAGCAAACGTCCCAAGTTTCTGCAGCCGAGAGGAAAGCACAAAGAGCAATCGGTGGAAATGAATGAACCCCGTTTTCTTGCGGCGAAGTGAACGACTCTTACCTCCCACGAACTGAATGCCTCCAGCCACCCTGCCGACCGTCCGAGAGACCAGTTCGGAGACGCAGCAGCCCATGACGGCGGTGAGCGCCACGAGCAAGAGCAGCCCGCAGCCCACGCCGGTCACCACGGAGCAGATCTTCCAGGCCAGACTGGGGATCCCCAGGAAGGAGGCATACCTGCCGCACTGCTCCACCATGACCACCGAGTCCGGCTGGTCCTCCTGGCGCACCGGGTACGTGCAGCGGCGGAAGACGCCGAAACTGACCGGCTTGTCGAGCTGCGAACCCAGCAACCAGTAGGGCATAAAGAAGCCGGTACAGGAGGCGGCGGCACACACCAGAGACAGCGCAGCCCACAGCACCCCGGCACAAGTTAGACTGGAAGACATCCCCCCGATCACTTGTCCCCGCTAATCCTcaaggaattttcttttttttttaggatCAAAGCTCAGTTATTCCGATGAACTTCTCCAAAGCAGTTGGCCAGTTTTATCCAGTCTTCCCCCCGTCTGGTGATCCCTGTGGGAAGCAAGACAATAACCCAGTTACGGGCACGCTGGTGAAACCATCAGAGTTCAAAGTAAAACCTCTTTCGGCACTTCTCTCCAGGCTCAGGGCTGTTGCGaagacaaggggggggggggggggggggaagccccAACATCCTTTCCCCCGCGTTGGGTCATCAAAGAGGAGCTTGGCAATAACCTCAACCAGCGGTGAATGGTCTAAACCGGGCGATGGCGGAAACTCCAATCAAGTTGCCGACATCAGAAGGCTTGAGAAATTATGAGAGCAGCCACACATCCCCCCCCAGCTCTCGAGTCCTCGATTATTTAAGATGGACCCCCACTCCCCGAATGCCAGGCTTTGTCTTCCACCTCATTTTTGGATACAagttcagacaaaaaaaaaatcatacaactTAACCAGTGagctgccggaggaactcagtatccaagggtagaaatggtcaacatttcgggtctgaaTCCTTCACAATCTGCAGTCGTTGCGTTTTCCAATTTGATCTATGTTttctgtcctttttttaaaaaaaaatctggtttcCCAAACTtctggccgggggggggggggggtattgttGTACctcaaagtttaattctattaagTAAGTTCAGACTTGCTACTTACATCTTCCGCGCTGACACTTTCAGCCCTGCCTGAAATAGGGAGACATTCATTTACATGAGGGAGCTTCGCTCAGCTCGGATCCCAACTTGCTGGTTCCCCGTCCAGTGCTTCTCTGCCGCCGCAATCGTTTAAGAGGGAACCCGGCTGAGAGAGGGCGAGGAATAGTTCCCATCAGCTCAGCCCAGTGTCGGGAATTCCGTGAGGAAAGCTCCGCCTCCACCCCGCCCAACCACGTTTCGTTCACAT encodes:
- the LOC138739505 gene encoding LHFPL tetraspan subfamily member 6 protein-like, which gives rise to MSSSLTCAGVLWAALSLVCAAASCTGFFMPYWLLGSQLDKPVSFGVFRRCTYPVRQEDQPDSVVMVEQCGRYASFLGIPSLAWKICSVVTGVGCGLLLLVALTAVMGCCVSELVSRTVGRVAGGIQFVGGLLIGSGCALYPLGWNSEEVRQTCNNLSDQFDLGTCQLGWAYYCTGGGAAATMLLCTWLACFAGKKQKQYPY